The Yoonia sp. SS1-5 genome contains a region encoding:
- a CDS encoding choice-of-anchor I family protein, whose translation MTNEQQTMQTSDLAGQDDPRVRNLALPENDAGAPVATESLGFAIAAEFQGEGEAPDDAEGASEVVVHEDGKLYVTNGARDRIDIFDIAANAQAGSIDLSALDGFDSVQSVAVSNGVVAVAISRPNITRDLFGETVELSQPGFVALFDAATGALLSTVDVGNLPDQLTFNADGSQLLVAGEGEKNADTESDDNPLGTVAIIDTTNPAAPAATILDFTQFNGLEDRARDAGIRIQQGVSLAEDVEPEYIAISPDGTQAFVSLQESNAIATIDLTSGAIVDIFSLGTVDFSSESKIDADDNGVVNITNFDNLVGFRMADAIAAFELNGQTYIATANEGDSRDFDEDRVADLAADGLLDPAVDITGLERLEVSTVDGDTDGDGDIDVLHTFSSRSFSIFDAAGNLVFDSGPQFEQIIASRAPERFNDDDGDDGEDRSDAKGPEPEAIIIGEVGDATYAFIGLERDSGIMIYDISDPANSTFVNYIPPAFVDTTAAGDVARHGPETIAFIPAEDSTSGNAQIAVAYEISGSTIVYDIIPATPTLTIPEIQGAGHISAFVGDDVITSGIVTAIDGAGFYVQDPEGDGDTATSDAIFVFTGFGNTDGVAIGDAVRLQGTVGEFIPGGAASGNLSTTQLSNVEIDVLSSGNALPDAVLIGAAGRNPPSEIVISDGELPVNLQDDPGVFNPETDAIDFYESLEGMLATVYNPVAISATNRFGETWVVADDGANVTSPNGGLNDRGGLNLNADADGLGDLNPERIQIQFDADLLPDGFDPADINLGDDLSNITGVIDYGFGNYEVRVTELFAVETPSANVAEITEVVGGDDRLSVATYNVLNVTAAEADGDADQIAQLALQIVENLGTPDILALQEIQDDSGVADDGTLGADATLQAIADAIVAAGGPRYEFVSAVVDEDGENGGVPGGNIRNAFLWNADRVALKDVQTLESDILAEYGVSNADAFAGSRDPLLGVFEFNGHDVTLINNHFSSRFGSTPIFGAEQPFLQAGEDAREQQALAINQVVDALLAADPDANVSVLGDLNTFEFTDELAEDLPGTGDEKVLTNLIDALPGDEAYTFVFQGNSQVLDHVFVTDNLLDGAQVDVVHVNNDFADFASDHEPVVATFLLEQADDLFLVGDRRANVLTGEGGDDIILGLRGRDTLSGGNGDDLIFAGRGRDSVDGGDGDDHLFGGRGADALFGGDGDDLIFGGRGRDNVTGGEGDDTLFGGRGADTFIFAGSFGDDVIEDFNARQDTLAFIDLEDSDIAFADTIHGTEITLTGASEGSVTLIGVFGFGDDDLIA comes from the coding sequence ATGACGAATGAACAACAGACGATGCAGACCTCCGATCTGGCAGGGCAGGATGACCCGCGCGTTCGGAACCTTGCATTGCCCGAAAATGATGCAGGCGCGCCGGTTGCAACCGAAAGCCTTGGTTTTGCAATCGCTGCGGAATTTCAGGGCGAAGGTGAAGCGCCCGATGATGCCGAGGGCGCATCGGAAGTGGTCGTGCACGAGGATGGCAAACTATACGTCACCAACGGGGCGCGCGACCGTATCGACATTTTTGACATCGCGGCCAATGCGCAAGCAGGGTCGATTGATCTGAGCGCGCTTGACGGGTTTGACAGTGTGCAATCCGTCGCGGTCAGCAATGGTGTTGTCGCGGTTGCCATTTCGCGTCCGAATATCACGCGGGACCTGTTTGGCGAAACGGTGGAACTGTCGCAACCCGGGTTTGTCGCGCTATTTGATGCGGCGACCGGGGCGCTACTGTCGACTGTCGATGTGGGCAATCTGCCTGATCAGCTGACATTCAACGCGGATGGCAGCCAATTGCTTGTCGCGGGTGAGGGCGAAAAGAACGCTGATACCGAAAGCGACGACAACCCGCTTGGGACGGTTGCCATCATCGACACGACAAATCCGGCAGCCCCCGCCGCCACTATCCTTGATTTCACGCAGTTCAACGGGCTGGAGGATCGCGCCCGCGACGCCGGTATCCGCATTCAGCAGGGCGTCAGTCTGGCCGAGGATGTAGAGCCTGAATATATCGCCATCAGTCCCGATGGCACCCAGGCCTTTGTGTCGCTGCAGGAAAGTAACGCGATTGCGACGATTGACCTGACCAGCGGGGCGATTGTTGACATCTTCTCATTGGGGACGGTTGATTTCAGCAGCGAAAGCAAGATCGACGCTGATGACAACGGGGTCGTCAATATCACCAATTTTGACAATCTTGTCGGGTTTCGGATGGCCGACGCAATTGCCGCTTTCGAACTGAATGGCCAGACATATATCGCCACCGCAAACGAAGGCGATAGCCGCGACTTTGACGAAGATCGGGTCGCGGACCTGGCCGCAGATGGCCTGCTTGACCCTGCCGTTGACATCACCGGGCTGGAACGGCTGGAGGTGTCGACCGTCGATGGCGACACGGACGGGGATGGCGATATTGATGTGCTGCACACATTCTCGTCGCGATCATTCTCGATCTTTGATGCGGCGGGCAATCTTGTGTTCGATTCCGGCCCCCAGTTTGAACAGATCATTGCCAGCCGCGCGCCCGAGCGGTTTAACGATGATGATGGCGACGATGGCGAAGACCGGTCTGACGCAAAAGGCCCAGAGCCGGAAGCCATCATCATCGGCGAGGTCGGCGACGCAACATACGCCTTTATCGGGTTAGAGCGCGACAGCGGGATCATGATTTATGACATCAGCGACCCGGCCAATTCCACATTCGTGAACTACATTCCACCGGCCTTTGTCGATACCACCGCAGCGGGTGACGTGGCCCGCCACGGCCCCGAGACGATTGCCTTTATCCCGGCAGAAGACAGCACAAGCGGCAATGCACAAATCGCGGTTGCCTATGAGATATCAGGCAGCACAATTGTCTACGATATCATTCCCGCCACGCCGACCCTGACAATTCCGGAAATTCAGGGGGCAGGGCATATCTCGGCCTTTGTTGGCGATGATGTGATCACGTCAGGCATCGTAACGGCCATTGATGGGGCTGGTTTCTATGTGCAGGACCCAGAGGGGGATGGCGACACGGCCACCTCTGACGCGATCTTTGTCTTTACCGGTTTCGGCAATACGGATGGCGTCGCAATCGGGGATGCGGTCCGGCTTCAGGGTACGGTCGGTGAATTCATCCCCGGCGGTGCGGCAAGCGGCAATCTGTCGACAACACAGCTAAGCAATGTCGAGATCGACGTGCTAAGCAGTGGCAATGCCCTGCCGGACGCGGTGCTGATTGGTGCCGCGGGGCGCAATCCACCCAGCGAAATCGTCATTTCGGATGGCGAATTGCCTGTTAACCTTCAAGACGATCCGGGCGTTTTCAACCCCGAAACCGACGCGATTGATTTTTACGAAAGCCTCGAGGGTATGTTGGCGACGGTCTATAATCCGGTCGCGATTTCTGCCACGAACCGATTTGGCGAAACCTGGGTTGTGGCCGATGACGGTGCTAATGTCACCTCGCCCAACGGGGGGCTGAATGACCGGGGTGGCCTGAACCTGAACGCCGATGCGGATGGGCTGGGTGACCTGAACCCGGAACGTATTCAGATTCAGTTTGATGCAGATTTGCTGCCTGACGGGTTTGACCCGGCGGATATCAATCTGGGCGATGACCTTTCAAACATCACCGGCGTGATCGACTACGGCTTTGGCAACTACGAGGTCAGGGTGACAGAGCTGTTCGCGGTCGAGACCCCAAGCGCAAATGTCGCTGAAATCACCGAAGTCGTTGGCGGGGACGACAGGCTAAGCGTCGCGACCTACAACGTCCTGAACGTGACGGCGGCCGAGGCTGATGGCGATGCTGATCAAATCGCGCAACTGGCCCTGCAAATTGTCGAAAATCTGGGTACGCCGGATATTCTGGCGCTGCAGGAAATTCAGGATGACAGCGGTGTTGCAGATGATGGCACGCTTGGTGCTGATGCCACATTGCAAGCTATCGCCGATGCCATCGTCGCTGCCGGCGGTCCGCGTTACGAGTTTGTCAGCGCTGTTGTCGATGAAGACGGCGAAAACGGGGGCGTACCGGGGGGCAACATCCGCAATGCGTTTCTTTGGAATGCAGATCGGGTTGCGCTCAAGGACGTGCAGACGCTGGAATCCGATATTCTCGCCGAATACGGGGTCAGCAACGCGGATGCATTCGCGGGCTCCCGTGATCCGCTATTGGGTGTGTTCGAATTCAACGGCCATGATGTGACGTTGATCAACAATCACTTCTCGTCGCGGTTTGGGTCGACGCCGATCTTTGGGGCAGAGCAGCCTTTCCTGCAGGCGGGCGAAGACGCACGCGAACAACAGGCGCTGGCCATCAATCAGGTTGTCGACGCGCTGCTGGCGGCTGACCCCGATGCCAATGTGTCTGTTCTGGGCGATCTCAACACCTTTGAGTTCACCGACGAACTGGCCGAGGATCTGCCCGGTACGGGGGATGAAAAGGTTCTGACGAACCTGATCGACGCGCTTCCGGGTGACGAGGCCTACACGTTTGTATTTCAGGGCAACAGCCAGGTTCTGGACCACGTTTTTGTCACCGATAACCTGTTGGACGGCGCGCAGGTCGATGTTGTGCATGTCAACAACGACTTCGCTGATTTCGCGTCGGATCACGAACCCGTCGTCGCCACGTTCCTCTTGGAACAGGCGGATGATTTGTTCCTTGTTGGTGACAGACGGGCCAATGTTCTGACGGGCGAAGGTGGTGATGATATTATCCTTGGCCTGCGCGGCCGGGATACCCTGTCGGGTGGAAATGGGGATGATCTGATCTTCGCAGGCCGCGGGCGCGACAGCGTCGATGGCGGCGATGGCGATGACCATCTGTTCGGCGGGCGCGGCGCTGATGCGCTGTTCGGGGGTGACGGCGACGATCTGATCTTTGGTGGTCGGGGCCGGGATAATGTGACCGGTGGCGAAGGCGACGACACGCTGTTTGGTGGTCGCGGTGCGGATACGTTCATCTTTGCGGGCAGTTTTGGCGATGACGTGATCGAGGATTTCAACGCCAGGCAGGACACGCTCGCATTCATCGACCTTGAAGATTCGGATATTGCATTCGCCGATACCATCCACGGAACCGAGATCACCCTGACCGGCGCGTCAGAGGGGAGCGTGACATTGATCGGCGTGTTCGGATTTGGCGATGATGACCTGATCGCATAA
- a CDS encoding dihydroxyacetone kinase subunit L encodes MTLTTDSLKTAITRIHAHVDPIGAEMNELDGQLGDGDLGVTLINGFNNLSGITDELPADLGKALFAAAKSVTAVSGSSFGTLMATALMAAGKSVKGQEAVEWAQVPALLAAAQEAMIARGGANLGDKTMLDVMDAIITALDGMQDPAAMLTAAQAAADTTLDTFRDKPNKIGRARVYADKSIGLDDPGMMAIKRMLEALAKG; translated from the coding sequence ATGACGCTTACGACAGACAGCCTGAAGACGGCGATCACACGCATCCATGCGCATGTGGACCCTATCGGGGCCGAGATGAACGAACTTGACGGGCAGTTGGGCGACGGGGATCTTGGGGTCACGTTGATCAACGGGTTCAACAACCTTTCGGGGATCACCGATGAACTGCCCGCCGACCTTGGCAAGGCCCTGTTTGCAGCCGCCAAAAGCGTGACGGCGGTGTCCGGATCAAGCTTTGGTACCCTGATGGCAACCGCACTGATGGCTGCGGGCAAGTCCGTCAAGGGGCAGGAGGCGGTTGAATGGGCCCAGGTGCCGGCGCTTCTGGCTGCGGCACAAGAGGCGATGATCGCACGGGGTGGCGCCAATCTGGGCGACAAGACGATGCTTGATGTCATGGACGCGATCATCACCGCCTTGGATGGCATGCAGGATCCCGCCGCCATGCTGACGGCTGCGCAAGCCGCGGCTGATACCACGCTGGACACATTCCGGGACAAGCCGAACAAGATCGGGCGGGCCCGGGTATACGCCGATAAATCCATCGGACTGGATGATCCGGGCATGATGGCAATCAAACGGATGCTTGAGGCGCTCGCCAAAGGCTGA
- a CDS encoding dihydroxyacetone kinase subunit DhaK, with protein sequence MKKLINEAANYVDEVLAGMALAHPEHYKIDGPTGRILRRPDAVDGKVGVVSGGGFGHIPVFAGYVGDGLLDACAVGDVFASPDMNPMLGSIEFANTGKGVLCVVGNYGGDRMNFDMACEMAEMDDIETAKVIVSDDVAAAGPDEAEKRRGVAGFVLVTKVAGAAAAAGHSLQEVAALAQSAADNVRSVGVALSSCTVPQAGRPTFEIADDEMEIGMGIHGEPGVRRGKLRPVDAIIDEMMDMLLADKPVSKGDRVALLVNGLGATPVEELYLVFRRAKARLDEAGAELALHMIGNYATSMEMAGASLSILHLDDQLEKLMKAPANCPFWKV encoded by the coding sequence TTGAAAAAGCTCATTAATGAGGCCGCGAATTACGTTGACGAAGTGCTGGCAGGCATGGCGCTTGCGCATCCGGAGCATTACAAGATTGATGGTCCGACAGGTCGCATTCTGCGCCGTCCCGATGCGGTTGATGGCAAGGTCGGGGTCGTATCCGGTGGTGGCTTTGGGCACATTCCCGTTTTCGCGGGCTATGTTGGTGATGGATTGCTTGACGCCTGCGCTGTGGGCGACGTGTTTGCATCGCCCGATATGAACCCGATGCTGGGATCAATCGAATTCGCGAATACCGGCAAGGGTGTTCTATGTGTTGTCGGCAACTACGGCGGCGACCGGATGAATTTCGACATGGCCTGCGAAATGGCCGAGATGGACGATATCGAAACCGCCAAGGTCATCGTATCCGACGATGTTGCGGCTGCCGGCCCGGATGAGGCTGAAAAGCGTCGCGGTGTTGCGGGCTTTGTTCTGGTGACGAAAGTTGCGGGCGCGGCGGCGGCGGCGGGTCATTCCCTGCAGGAAGTTGCTGCACTGGCCCAATCGGCGGCGGACAATGTCCGGTCTGTTGGGGTGGCATTGTCATCATGCACGGTGCCGCAGGCTGGCCGTCCGACATTTGAGATTGCGGATGACGAAATGGAAATCGGCATGGGTATTCATGGCGAGCCCGGTGTCCGCCGCGGCAAGCTTCGCCCGGTCGACGCGATCATCGACGAAATGATGGATATGCTGCTGGCCGACAAACCGGTGAGCAAGGGTGACCGCGTGGCCCTGCTGGTCAATGGTTTGGGCGCGACACCTGTCGAAGAGTTGTATCTGGTCTTCCGACGCGCCAAAGCCCGGTTGGACGAGGCCGGTGCCGAATTGGCCCTGCACATGATCGGCAACTATGCGACCTCCATGGAAATGGCCGGTGCGTCGCTGTCGATCCTGCATCTGGACGATCAGCTTGAAAAGCTGATGAAGGCGCCAGCAAACTGCCCTTTCTGGAAGGTATGA
- a CDS encoding IclR family transcriptional regulator: MVRELQSSIVEKSVTVVDLLAKTSGRLTQSEIAATTGFNKSSTHRILSILMGQDLVTYDERDRSYSVGPKLISWARAAWEKMDLSLIEDQDLAELSEETGMNVAVSVLSEHTVTFIKTRIPHPYRLAVKTGGQSELHNTAAGKVFLAHMTTEAVDTFFAQAELEKFTETTLTTPDALRADMADIRERGYAISDREEFYQVVGLAAPILDYDQRILAALSIWIPLRVASFEELLDQSGKLVGMADRISARFGQMT, from the coding sequence ATGGTTCGGGAACTACAAAGCTCTATTGTCGAGAAAAGCGTCACTGTCGTGGATCTATTGGCCAAAACCTCGGGGCGTCTGACCCAAAGCGAGATTGCGGCCACAACCGGATTCAACAAAAGCTCGACCCATCGCATTCTATCGATTCTCATGGGCCAGGATCTGGTGACCTACGATGAAAGGGACCGCAGCTATTCGGTTGGCCCAAAGCTGATCAGCTGGGCCCGCGCCGCATGGGAGAAGATGGACCTGAGCCTGATTGAAGATCAGGATCTTGCGGAACTCAGCGAAGAAACGGGCATGAATGTCGCCGTTTCAGTGCTGAGTGAACATACGGTCACATTCATCAAGACACGCATCCCCCATCCTTACAGACTGGCCGTCAAGACGGGCGGGCAGTCCGAGCTGCACAATACCGCCGCCGGAAAGGTGTTTCTGGCACATATGACAACAGAGGCCGTGGATACGTTCTTTGCGCAGGCCGAATTGGAAAAGTTCACCGAGACCACGCTGACAACGCCAGACGCGTTGCGCGCCGATATGGCGGATATCCGTGAACGTGGCTACGCGATATCGGATCGCGAGGAGTTCTATCAGGTCGTCGGCCTTGCAGCGCCCATACTGGACTATGATCAGCGGATCCTGGCGGCGCTTAGCATCTGGATACCTTTGCGGGTCGCCTCATTCGAGGAACTCTTGGACCAGTCCGGCAAGCTTGTTGGAATGGCCGACCGAATATCGGCACGCTTCGGGCAGATGACCTGA
- a CDS encoding FAD-binding oxidoreductase, giving the protein MTANKAIPEEIHWHRTAPPPPDCSPLEGTIKTDVAIIGAGLTGLRTAVTLAEAGTQTIVMDAQSIGFGASGRSGGQCNPIWRATPDDLNKRFGNAQAERLVQTTLTSADDLFDDIRRYEIDCEAEQNGWLQTAHTRSAAKGIAKLGESWRAVGADIEEISGPELHAKSGSPEYSFGLRHAKGGFVQPMALTRGYAKVAQAHGAQLFEKTPATSIEKKDGKWHLRTPNGEVIADTVILTTNAYTDKLWPGLQQTVLPMVSVALATAPLTAAQQASVLPGRMTISDTRLAIYFARYDAGNRLIFGCVGSGDSPRDWGGVGRLRTGLRTVFPQIADIDIECSWAGRIGVTQEMMPHLHEPAPGVLAGVGFSGRGIAMTSVMGRTLARKVLGGANSDLAFPVTPIKPMPLYALSRAFVPLMAPAMSTHDHASVILDRGFRRSNPERADQ; this is encoded by the coding sequence ATGACCGCAAACAAGGCCATACCCGAAGAAATCCATTGGCACCGGACGGCGCCACCGCCCCCGGATTGCAGCCCCCTTGAGGGCACCATCAAAACAGATGTGGCGATTATTGGCGCCGGGCTGACGGGGTTGCGCACAGCCGTGACACTGGCCGAGGCTGGTACACAGACAATCGTGATGGACGCGCAGAGCATCGGCTTTGGCGCATCAGGGCGAAGTGGCGGGCAATGCAACCCGATCTGGCGCGCCACCCCCGATGACCTGAACAAACGCTTTGGAAATGCGCAGGCCGAACGCCTTGTTCAGACAACCCTGACATCCGCTGATGATCTGTTCGACGATATCAGGCGCTACGAGATTGATTGCGAAGCCGAGCAGAATGGCTGGCTTCAGACGGCGCATACCCGTTCTGCCGCAAAGGGTATCGCAAAGCTGGGCGAAAGCTGGCGCGCCGTGGGCGCAGATATCGAAGAGATTTCAGGCCCGGAACTGCACGCAAAATCCGGCTCCCCCGAATACAGTTTCGGACTAAGGCACGCCAAGGGCGGCTTTGTGCAGCCCATGGCCCTGACCCGCGGATATGCAAAGGTTGCGCAGGCCCATGGCGCGCAACTATTTGAAAAGACCCCCGCTACAAGCATTGAAAAGAAGGATGGCAAGTGGCATCTGCGCACCCCCAATGGGGAGGTTATCGCGGATACTGTGATCCTGACGACAAATGCCTATACCGACAAACTGTGGCCCGGATTGCAGCAAACCGTGCTGCCGATGGTCAGTGTGGCGCTGGCAACAGCCCCGTTGACTGCGGCGCAGCAGGCCAGCGTGCTGCCGGGGCGGATGACCATATCCGATACACGTCTCGCTATTTATTTTGCCCGCTATGACGCCGGTAACCGTCTGATCTTTGGCTGTGTCGGCAGCGGCGACAGCCCGCGGGATTGGGGTGGCGTCGGCCGCCTGCGCACCGGGTTGCGCACCGTGTTCCCGCAGATCGCCGATATCGACATCGAATGCTCATGGGCCGGACGTATCGGGGTCACCCAGGAAATGATGCCGCATCTTCACGAACCGGCCCCCGGCGTGTTGGCCGGGGTCGGCTTTAGTGGTCGCGGGATTGCGATGACGTCTGTTATGGGCCGCACATTGGCCCGCAAGGTGCTGGGCGGTGCAAATTCCGACCTGGCCTTCCCGGTCACCCCCATCAAACCCATGCCGCTATACGCCCTATCGCGGGCCTTTGTGCCTTTGATGGCGCCAGCCATGTCAACCCACGACCACGCAAGCGTTATTCTGGATCGCGGCTTTCGTCGGTCAAACCCAGAAAGAGCCGATCAATGA
- a CDS encoding cupin domain-containing protein, giving the protein MKFVNFSDLKTEPFKKEFAEDIIDGSPEQNVWSHFVGADGTFKSGMWDSTAGVFRGPMNDQIEFCHILEGEARIEIADGTSYVVKPGDAFVMDNGLQPVWHVDKYVRKHYVIVSVENS; this is encoded by the coding sequence ATGAAATTCGTAAACTTCTCCGACCTCAAAACAGAGCCCTTCAAGAAGGAATTTGCCGAGGACATTATCGACGGAAGCCCCGAGCAGAATGTCTGGAGCCATTTTGTCGGCGCCGACGGCACCTTCAAATCGGGAATGTGGGACAGCACTGCGGGGGTGTTTCGCGGCCCCATGAACGACCAGATCGAATTCTGCCACATCCTTGAGGGCGAGGCCCGGATCGAGATCGCCGATGGCACATCATATGTGGTCAAGCCTGGCGACGCGTTTGTCATGGATAACGGGCTGCAGCCGGTCTGGCATGTCGATAAATACGTGCGAAAGCACTACGTGATCGTGTCTGTCGAAAACAGCTGA
- a CDS encoding nuclear transport factor 2 family protein, which yields MRLASSLMGFALATLVAFPSFAVEKAEIENELTAYNDRYNEIIRDYDLDAFVALYNDTPLWIAPDTPPVAGLDVPRGTFGFIIQNEGFLTHSFDELFVSDDGTQAVMIGRYDLDVEKAGAQAEGTYLFVLQRNGEGWDIVVDMFNQHKAE from the coding sequence ATGCGCTTGGCTTCCTCCCTGATGGGCTTTGCCCTCGCCACACTGGTGGCATTCCCTTCCTTCGCTGTCGAAAAGGCAGAGATCGAGAACGAGCTGACAGCTTATAATGACCGCTATAACGAAATCATCCGCGACTATGATCTGGATGCGTTTGTGGCGCTCTACAACGATACGCCACTGTGGATCGCGCCGGATACGCCACCGGTCGCCGGCCTCGATGTGCCACGCGGGACATTTGGCTTTATCATCCAGAACGAGGGCTTTCTGACCCACAGCTTTGATGAGCTTTTCGTGTCTGATGACGGCACCCAGGCCGTCATGATCGGGCGCTACGATCTGGACGTTGAAAAGGCCGGTGCGCAGGCCGAGGGTACGTATCTCTTTGTGCTGCAGCGCAATGGCGAAGGCTGGGACATCGTCGTTGACATGTTCAACCAGCACAAAGCCGAATAA
- a CDS encoding nuclear transport factor 2 family protein encodes MALDTPQQTEVRQAIDNLIQTATTYDVDVLEKIYHDSLHVVMIDTDHNLNTADKAAFKALFASKGAAGDPPMNTWAKYHSIDVAGDTAHVLLSRKNDLSGVNMDLTLSIDLIFENDRWQVTREVIFLRPEDI; translated from the coding sequence ATGGCACTTGATACCCCACAACAAACCGAGGTGCGTCAGGCAATTGACAACCTTATCCAGACCGCCACGACATATGATGTAGACGTGCTGGAGAAGATCTATCACGACAGTCTTCACGTGGTGATGATCGACACCGATCACAACCTGAACACCGCTGACAAGGCCGCGTTCAAAGCGCTGTTTGCATCCAAGGGTGCGGCGGGCGATCCGCCGATGAACACCTGGGCGAAATATCACAGCATTGATGTTGCCGGTGATACCGCACATGTCTTGTTGTCGCGCAAAAACGACCTGAGCGGCGTCAATATGGATCTGACGCTCAGCATTGATCTGATCTTTGAAAACGACCGCTGGCAGGTGACCCGCGAAGTCATTTTCCTGCGTCCCGAAGACATCTAA
- a CDS encoding peroxiredoxin-like family protein: MTAQKIPAGAAFPDIVVPGLDGESIALGQPRDGRDWQMVVVYRGKHCPMCTSYLKELTTLLPEFHALGVDVVAVSADPKAKAQDQMAAVTPNFPVGYDLSIAQMHALGLYVSEPRSPQETDKPFAEPGIFVVNADGQVQVTDISNAPFARPDLKTLLGGLRFIRNPENNYPIRGTLAA; this comes from the coding sequence ATGACTGCACAGAAAATCCCTGCCGGCGCGGCATTTCCGGACATCGTTGTCCCCGGTCTCGACGGCGAATCAATTGCGCTTGGACAGCCACGCGACGGGCGCGACTGGCAAATGGTTGTTGTCTATCGGGGCAAGCATTGCCCGATGTGCACCAGCTATCTGAAGGAGCTGACAACGCTGCTGCCCGAATTTCATGCGCTGGGCGTGGACGTGGTGGCCGTGTCTGCCGACCCAAAGGCCAAAGCCCAGGATCAGATGGCAGCCGTCACGCCAAATTTCCCCGTCGGCTATGATCTGAGCATCGCACAGATGCATGCGCTGGGGCTTTATGTCTCCGAGCCGCGTTCGCCCCAAGAGACAGACAAACCCTTCGCGGAACCCGGCATTTTCGTGGTGAATGCAGATGGTCAGGTGCAGGTCACCGACATCTCGAATGCGCCCTTCGCCCGCCCGGACCTCAAGACCCTGCTTGGCGGTCTGCGTTTCATTCGCAATCCGGAAAACAACTACCCCATTCGCGGCACGCTTGCCGCCTGA
- a CDS encoding TetR/AcrR family transcriptional regulator has protein sequence MNVTKKAGRPKKFDRDEALLKAIGVFWKQGYEGASMKLLTDGMGINSPSLYAAFGDKHALYLEAIDRYAQNDACAPLVALETEPDIKKAVRAFFEAAIDYSTHHESGAKGCFLASCVATSAGHIEGTAELLRDAIEATDTGIAARFDIEKARGTLPPDFPSSDQAKLLFDLRQGLVFRARAGFGEDALRADIGKAVNAVLAPAIAQT, from the coding sequence ATGAACGTCACAAAAAAAGCTGGCCGGCCGAAAAAGTTCGACCGCGATGAGGCATTACTCAAGGCGATTGGTGTCTTCTGGAAGCAAGGCTATGAAGGGGCTTCGATGAAGCTTCTGACGGATGGCATGGGAATTAACAGCCCCAGCCTGTATGCCGCGTTCGGCGACAAGCACGCGCTTTATCTCGAGGCGATTGACCGCTACGCCCAGAACGATGCCTGCGCGCCCCTCGTGGCGCTGGAAACGGAGCCGGATATCAAAAAGGCCGTTCGTGCTTTCTTTGAGGCCGCGATTGACTATTCGACCCATCATGAAAGTGGGGCAAAGGGGTGCTTTCTGGCCTCTTGCGTGGCCACCAGTGCAGGACATATCGAAGGCACGGCAGAGTTGCTGCGCGATGCAATCGAAGCGACCGACACAGGTATCGCGGCCCGTTTTGATATCGAGAAGGCCCGCGGGACGCTACCGCCAGACTTCCCGTCTTCAGATCAGGCGAAGCTGCTGTTTGACCTGCGCCAGGGTCTGGTCTTTCGCGCACGCGCCGGGTTCGGTGAAGACGCGCTGCGCGCCGATATCGGCAAAGCCGTCAACGCGGTCCTGGCCCCGGCCATCGCCCAGACCTGA